A single window of Nicotiana sylvestris chromosome 3, ASM39365v2, whole genome shotgun sequence DNA harbors:
- the LOC138888069 gene encoding uncharacterized mitochondrial protein AtMg00860-like: MREYKLYAKLSKCEFWLESVAFLGHVVLGERIKVVPKKIEVVQSWPRPTLVTKIRSFLGLAGYYRRFVQGFSSIEAPLTRLTQKGAMFRWSDDYEVKYEHQRPDGLLQQMTIPEWKWEHITMDFIVRLPRTLQKFDAVWVIVDRLTKSAHFIPNVTTYTSERLA; this comes from the exons ATGCGAGAATATAAGTtgtatgctaagctctccaagtgtgagttttggctagagtctgtggcattcttggggcatgtcgTATTAGGCGAACGTATTAAGGTGgttcccaagaagattgaggtagttcagagttggcctcgtcCCACTTTGGTGActaagatcaggagtttcctagggttagcaggttattatcgccggtttgtgcaGGGTTTTTCATCAATTGAagcacctctgactagattgactcaaaagggtgctatGTTCCGTTGGTCTGATGATTATGAG gttaagtatgagcaccagaggccagatGGCCTACTCCAACAGATGACTAtaccagagtggaaatgggaacaCATTACCATGGACTTCATAGTTAGGTTGCCGCGGACCttgcagaagtttgatgcagtttgggtcattgtcgacagattgaccaagtcggcacacttcattccgaatgtgactacttatacttcagagaggttggcctag